A single window of Deltaproteobacteria bacterium DNA harbors:
- a CDS encoding efflux RND transporter periplasmic adaptor subunit, which produces MKRYFIILGITFVALTAYGCSKHKTQGNAANGQIQQKKEKCKTMYKSTMMPKEVSSTPGKDSMGMEMVPFQVCEQTEKEKSLAPGTVQISSRLQQMYGVTLGAVKNRKLTFSVRNDAIIRYDETRLKDINIRFSGYIQKLYADYKGMMVYKGQPLFTIYSPELLSAEQEYLLVVNNPYSANNRELVHAAEQKLRLWNITGRQIQEIKKAGRAYDTLSFYAPFTGYIIEKHVVQGQHVDAGQTLFRIADLSDVWVMVDIYESQIPFVRTGQQVSLQLLAFPGKEIKGRIDYIYPYLDNGTRTVKARVVISNPGYHIKPDMYGSAVIRDEIGEKLAVPADAVMNTGTRQVVFVDRGDGYFEPRTVKLGEHVDRYYVVISGLVSGDRVVTNPVFLIDAESNLNEASGAIGSMPGMEMNSGKKVQGPQKSVERPSEQKTAPVNQDNSMPGMKM; this is translated from the coding sequence TACATTCGTGGCTTTGACAGCATACGGATGCTCGAAGCATAAAACACAGGGCAATGCTGCAAACGGACAGATCCAGCAGAAAAAAGAAAAATGCAAGACCATGTACAAATCCACCATGATGCCCAAGGAAGTATCAAGTACCCCGGGCAAGGATTCCATGGGCATGGAGATGGTACCGTTCCAGGTCTGCGAACAGACAGAAAAGGAAAAGTCCCTTGCACCGGGGACCGTTCAAATATCATCGAGACTCCAGCAGATGTACGGTGTAACGCTCGGTGCCGTAAAAAACAGGAAACTTACATTTTCCGTACGTAACGATGCAATCATCAGATATGATGAAACACGGCTGAAGGACATCAACATAAGGTTTTCCGGATATATTCAAAAACTGTATGCCGATTATAAAGGCATGATGGTGTACAAAGGCCAGCCCCTGTTTACGATCTATTCCCCGGAGCTTTTATCGGCGGAACAGGAATACCTTCTCGTTGTCAATAATCCCTATTCGGCAAACAACAGGGAACTTGTCCATGCTGCCGAGCAGAAACTGAGACTATGGAACATCACCGGCAGGCAGATACAGGAGATTAAGAAGGCGGGCAGGGCTTATGACACACTTTCTTTCTACGCACCCTTCACCGGTTATATCATCGAAAAACACGTTGTTCAGGGACAGCATGTCGATGCCGGGCAGACATTATTCAGGATCGCGGACTTGAGCGATGTATGGGTAATGGTTGATATATACGAAAGTCAGATTCCGTTTGTCCGCACAGGGCAGCAGGTGAGCCTGCAGCTCCTGGCATTCCCCGGAAAAGAGATAAAAGGCAGGATCGATTATATATATCCCTATCTGGATAACGGGACCAGGACCGTAAAAGCGCGGGTAGTCATATCCAATCCAGGGTATCACATTAAACCGGACATGTACGGCTCTGCAGTTATCCGGGACGAAATCGGAGAGAAGCTTGCAGTGCCTGCCGATGCTGTCATGAACACGGGGACAAGGCAGGTGGTGTTTGTGGACAGGGGTGATGGCTACTTTGAGCCGCGTACCGTAAAGCTCGGCGAGCACGTGGACAGATATTATGTCGTGATTTCAGGGCTCGTGTCGGGGGACAGGGTCGTGACAAACCCGGTGTTCCTGATCGATGCGGAATCCAATCTTAACGAGGCAAGCGGTGCAATCGGTTCAATGCCGGGTATGGAAATGAACAGCGGTAAAAAGGTTCAAGGTCCGCAGAAGTCAGTGGAAAGGCCATCAGAACAGAAGACGGCTCCAGTAAATCAGGACAATTCCATGCCCGGGATGAAGATGTGA